In Pseudonocardia sp. C8, one genomic interval encodes:
- a CDS encoding GNAT family N-acetyltransferase: MSALDAALRNPVPATLHGALGGFGAVRGGAARFAPEVSPFAGLPLDPGPADWADLAALCGPDRDVVLVRAGDGPPVLPDGWVLRWPFPAIQMDGAGVPGGPDPDAVELGSADRAEMAELAAATRPGPWMARTAELGRFVGFRHDGRLVAMAGERMRLGPAGEVATEISAVCTDPELRGKGLARRLVEAVVAGIVARGERPVLHVSAANENAVRLYRSMGFTVSRAMRFDMLRTPGAA, encoded by the coding sequence GTGTCCGCCCTCGACGCCGCCCTGCGCAACCCGGTCCCCGCCACCCTGCACGGCGCGTTGGGCGGGTTCGGCGCGGTCCGTGGCGGCGCGGCCCGATTCGCCCCGGAAGTCTCGCCGTTCGCCGGGCTGCCGCTCGACCCCGGGCCCGCCGACTGGGCCGATCTCGCCGCCCTGTGCGGACCCGACCGCGACGTCGTGCTGGTGCGGGCCGGGGACGGGCCGCCGGTGCTGCCGGACGGGTGGGTGCTGCGGTGGCCGTTCCCGGCGATCCAGATGGACGGGGCCGGCGTGCCGGGCGGGCCCGACCCCGACGCCGTCGAGCTGGGGTCCGCGGACCGGGCCGAGATGGCGGAGCTGGCCGCGGCCACCCGGCCCGGCCCGTGGATGGCGCGCACCGCCGAGCTCGGTCGCTTCGTCGGGTTCCGGCACGACGGCCGGCTGGTCGCGATGGCCGGCGAGCGCATGCGGCTCGGGCCGGCGGGGGAGGTGGCGACCGAGATCAGCGCCGTGTGCACCGACCCGGAGCTCCGCGGCAAGGGCCTGGCCCGGCGGCTGGTGGAGGCGGTCGTCGCCGGGATCGTCGCCCGCGGCGAGCGCCCGGTGCTGCACGTGTCGGCGGCCAACGAGAACGCCGTCCGGCTCTACCGGTCGATGGGGTTCACGGTCTCGCGGGCGATGCGGTTCGACATGCTGCGCACGCCGGGGGCGGCGTGA
- the galK gene encoding galactokinase gives MTVAAADAFTARHGAAPSGVWFAPGRVNLIGEHTDYNDGFVLPFALPHRAVVAAAPASGPVSRVRSAQEPSVAEFTAASVVPGDVDGWAAYVAGTCWAFREAGYPVGEVELELDSDVPVGAGLSSSAAVECAVGVALAGLAGVEVDPTELARIARRAENEFVGAPTGGMDQMAAVHGRAGRLVFLDTRDDTVELVPFDLPAHGCTLLVIDTRAPHAHAGGEYGARRRDCEEAAAALGVPALRDASLADVERLADDRVRRRARHVVSENERVLEVVRRLRDAVDPRAIGPLLDASHTSMRDDFEITVPHVDVAVAAARDGGALGARMTGGGFGGCVIALVPATATAAVSASVERAFADRGWTAPVVFPGTPSDGAGRLA, from the coding sequence ATGACCGTCGCCGCCGCCGACGCCTTCACCGCCCGCCACGGCGCCGCCCCGTCCGGGGTGTGGTTCGCCCCCGGCCGGGTCAACCTGATCGGCGAGCACACCGACTACAACGACGGCTTCGTGCTGCCCTTCGCGCTGCCGCACCGGGCCGTGGTGGCCGCGGCGCCCGCGTCCGGCCCGGTCAGCCGGGTCCGGTCGGCCCAGGAGCCGTCGGTGGCGGAGTTCACCGCGGCGTCGGTCGTCCCGGGCGACGTCGACGGCTGGGCCGCGTACGTGGCCGGGACGTGCTGGGCGTTCCGCGAGGCCGGGTACCCGGTCGGCGAGGTCGAGCTGGAGCTGGACTCGGACGTGCCGGTGGGGGCGGGGCTGTCGTCGTCGGCGGCGGTGGAGTGCGCGGTCGGGGTGGCGCTGGCCGGGCTGGCCGGGGTCGAGGTCGACCCGACCGAGCTGGCCCGGATCGCCCGGCGTGCGGAGAACGAGTTCGTCGGCGCGCCGACCGGCGGGATGGACCAGATGGCGGCGGTGCACGGCCGGGCCGGCCGGCTGGTGTTCCTCGACACGCGCGACGACACCGTCGAGCTGGTGCCGTTCGACCTGCCCGCGCACGGGTGCACGCTGCTGGTGATCGACACCCGGGCGCCGCACGCGCACGCCGGCGGCGAGTACGGCGCGCGCCGCCGGGACTGCGAGGAGGCGGCCGCCGCGCTCGGCGTGCCCGCGCTGCGGGACGCCTCCCTCGCCGACGTCGAGCGGCTGGCCGACGACCGGGTGCGGCGCCGCGCGCGGCACGTGGTCTCCGAGAACGAGCGGGTCCTGGAGGTCGTGCGGCGGCTGCGGGACGCGGTGGACCCGCGGGCGATCGGCCCGCTGCTCGACGCCTCGCACACCTCCATGCGGGACGACTTCGAGATCACCGTCCCGCACGTGGACGTGGCCGTGGCCGCCGCCCGCGACGGTGGCGCGCTCGGGGCCCGGATGACCGGCGGCGGGTTCGGCGGCTGCGTGATCGCGCTGGTGCCGGCGACCGCGACGGCCGCGGTGAGCGCATCGGTGGAGCGGGCCTTCGCCGACCGCGGCTGGACGGCGCCGGTGGTCTTCCCGGGCACACCGAGTGACGGGGCCGGCCGGCTCGCCTGA
- the zwf gene encoding glucose-6-phosphate dehydrogenase, translated as MDPADIVVFGGTGDLAMRKLLPALYLRDRDGQLAEGTRIVAVSRSGLDDADYRDKVDSELRRVVPRWAGADVLADDAAHTRFLQRLDHVTLDVFDDDWSALSGLLGRAAEDGARTRVLYLASAPQLFGRICVGSARAGIVDERTRVVLEKPLGHDLASAREINDEVGSVFAEEQIYRIDHYLGKETVQNLLVLRFGNSLFEPLWNASQIDHVQITVSESIGCGNRADYYDGSGALRDMVQNHLLQLLCLVAMEPPAKIDGEGVRDEKLKVLQSLKPLDGPDVIRDTVRGQYTEGLVDGAAVPGYATELAEARAGTPRERERPSTETFVALRAEVANWRWAGVPFYLRTGKRLATHASEIVVQFKPVPHSIFPAFGEEIPANRLVLRLQPDEGVRLHMTAKQPGPGGIRPIPAPLDLSFARTFGDRLPDAYERLLMDVLRGNPTLFMRRDEIEAAWTWAEPILRTWEATDQRPRPYAAGSTGPAAATALIERDGRAWHEDY; from the coding sequence ATGGACCCCGCCGACATCGTCGTGTTCGGCGGCACCGGCGACCTCGCCATGCGCAAGCTGCTGCCCGCGCTGTACCTGCGCGACCGGGACGGCCAGCTCGCCGAGGGCACCCGGATCGTCGCGGTCTCGCGCTCCGGCCTGGACGACGCCGACTACCGCGACAAGGTCGACTCCGAGCTGCGCCGGGTCGTCCCGCGCTGGGCCGGGGCCGACGTCCTCGCCGACGACGCGGCACACACCCGGTTCCTGCAGCGCCTCGACCACGTCACGCTCGACGTGTTCGACGACGACTGGTCGGCCCTGTCGGGCCTGCTGGGGCGGGCGGCCGAGGACGGAGCGCGGACCCGGGTGCTCTACCTCGCCTCGGCCCCGCAGCTGTTCGGCCGGATCTGCGTCGGCAGCGCCCGGGCCGGGATCGTCGACGAGCGCACCCGCGTCGTCCTGGAGAAGCCGCTGGGCCACGACCTGGCCTCGGCCCGGGAGATCAACGACGAGGTCGGCTCGGTGTTCGCCGAGGAGCAGATCTACCGGATCGACCACTACCTCGGTAAGGAGACGGTGCAGAACCTGCTGGTCCTGCGCTTCGGCAACTCCCTGTTCGAGCCGCTGTGGAACGCCTCGCAGATCGACCACGTGCAGATCACCGTCTCCGAGTCGATCGGCTGCGGCAACCGTGCCGACTACTACGACGGCAGCGGCGCCCTGCGCGACATGGTCCAGAACCACCTGCTGCAGCTGCTGTGCCTGGTCGCGATGGAACCTCCCGCCAAGATCGACGGCGAGGGCGTGCGCGACGAGAAGCTGAAGGTGCTCCAGTCGCTCAAGCCGCTCGACGGGCCGGACGTCATCCGCGACACCGTCCGCGGCCAGTACACCGAGGGCCTCGTCGACGGCGCCGCCGTCCCCGGCTACGCCACCGAGCTGGCCGAGGCCCGGGCCGGCACCCCGCGCGAGCGCGAGCGGCCGAGCACCGAGACGTTCGTGGCGCTGCGGGCCGAGGTCGCCAACTGGCGCTGGGCCGGCGTGCCGTTCTACCTGCGGACGGGCAAGCGGCTGGCCACGCACGCGTCGGAGATCGTCGTGCAGTTCAAGCCGGTCCCGCACTCGATCTTCCCGGCGTTCGGGGAGGAGATCCCCGCGAACCGGCTCGTGCTGCGGCTGCAGCCCGACGAGGGCGTCCGCCTGCACATGACCGCCAAGCAGCCCGGCCCCGGCGGGATCCGGCCCATCCCCGCGCCGCTGGACCTGTCGTTCGCCCGCACGTTCGGCGACCGCCTGCCGGACGCCTACGAGCGGCTGCTGATGGACGTGCTGCGGGGCAACCCGACCCTCTTCATGCGCCGCGACGAGATCGAGGCCGCCTGGACCTGGGCGGAGCCGATCCTGCGGACCTGGGAGGCCACCGACCAGCGGCCGCGGCCGTACGCGGCGGGCAGCACCGGCCCGGCCGCGGCCACCGCGCTGATCGAGCGCGACGGCCGGGCCTGGCACGAGGACTACTAG
- a CDS encoding acyl-CoA dehydrogenase family protein codes for MDFELTDEQQDIRRAVRELAGRFPDEYWAERDERCEFPDAFYDAFADAGWLGIAVPEEYGGGGLGVLEASLLLEEVAASGAAMNGCSTMHLTIFGLNTIVKHGSEEMRRAVLPGAADGSLHVCFGVTEPDAGTDTTRITTRARRDGDGYVLDGRKVWTTKAGRSQKMVLITRTTPREEVERPTDGMTLFLVDVDPDRLVLRPIPKMGRNAVASYEVVLDGYRVPASARVGEEGQGFRYLLDGLNPERILLAHEALGIGRAALRRAVRYAGERVVFDRPIGQNQGIAFPLAEAATRLDAAELMARQAAWRYDRGLPCGKEANMAKWLCADAGFEAADRAVQTHGGMGYAREYHVERYFREARLMRLAPISQEMVLNYVAQHVLGLPRSY; via the coding sequence ATGGACTTCGAGCTCACCGACGAGCAGCAGGACATCCGCCGGGCCGTCCGCGAGCTGGCCGGGCGCTTCCCGGACGAGTACTGGGCCGAGCGCGACGAGCGCTGCGAGTTCCCGGACGCGTTCTACGACGCCTTCGCCGACGCCGGCTGGCTCGGCATCGCCGTCCCCGAGGAGTACGGCGGCGGCGGGCTCGGCGTGCTGGAGGCCTCGCTGCTGCTCGAGGAGGTCGCCGCCTCCGGTGCGGCGATGAACGGGTGCAGCACCATGCACCTGACGATCTTCGGGCTGAACACGATCGTGAAGCACGGCAGCGAGGAGATGCGCCGGGCGGTGCTGCCCGGGGCGGCGGACGGATCGCTGCACGTCTGCTTCGGCGTGACCGAGCCGGACGCCGGCACCGACACCACCCGGATCACCACCCGGGCCCGCCGGGACGGCGACGGGTACGTGCTCGACGGGCGGAAGGTGTGGACCACCAAGGCCGGGCGGTCGCAGAAGATGGTCCTGATCACCCGGACCACACCGCGCGAGGAGGTCGAGCGGCCCACCGACGGCATGACCCTGTTCCTGGTCGACGTCGACCCGGACCGGCTCGTCCTGCGGCCGATCCCGAAGATGGGGCGCAACGCCGTGGCCTCCTACGAGGTCGTGCTCGACGGCTACCGGGTACCCGCCTCGGCCCGGGTCGGGGAGGAGGGCCAGGGTTTCCGGTACCTGCTCGACGGCCTCAACCCCGAGCGGATCCTGCTGGCGCACGAGGCGCTCGGGATCGGGCGCGCCGCGCTGCGCCGGGCCGTGCGGTACGCGGGCGAGCGGGTGGTGTTCGACCGGCCGATCGGGCAGAACCAGGGCATCGCCTTCCCGCTGGCCGAGGCCGCGACGCGGCTGGACGCCGCCGAGCTCATGGCACGGCAGGCCGCGTGGCGATACGACCGCGGCCTGCCGTGCGGGAAGGAGGCGAACATGGCGAAGTGGCTGTGCGCCGACGCCGGGTTCGAGGCCGCCGACCGGGCGGTCCAGACCCACGGCGGCATGGGCTACGCCCGCGAGTACCACGTCGAGCGCTACTTCCGGGAGGCGCGGCTGATGCGCCTGGCCCCGATCAGCCAGGAGATGGTGCTCAACTACGTGGCGCAGCACGTGCTGGGACTGCCGCGGTCCTACTGA
- the cobM gene encoding precorrin-4 C(11)-methyltransferase — MTVHFIGAGPGAVDLLTLRARDLIAASPVCLYAGSLVPPEMLEICPPGARTVDTALMTLDEILDEMVRAHRHGLDVARLASGDPSVFSAMAEQMRRLEAEGVPYDVCPGVPAYAAAAAALGRELTVPTVAQTVTLTRIAARATPMPPAEDLAALGKAGGTVVLHLAVHRIDEVVDALAPAYGGDCPAAVVAHASRAHEVVLRGTLDGMPKAVREAGIERTAVIIVGEALAARHFPDSHLYSTDRCRS, encoded by the coding sequence GTGACGGTGCACTTCATCGGGGCCGGCCCGGGCGCGGTCGACCTGCTGACGCTGCGCGCCCGCGACCTCATCGCGGCCTCGCCGGTGTGCCTGTACGCCGGCAGCCTCGTCCCGCCGGAGATGCTGGAGATCTGCCCGCCCGGCGCCCGGACGGTCGACACCGCCCTGATGACCCTCGACGAGATCCTCGACGAGATGGTCCGGGCGCACCGGCACGGCCTGGACGTTGCGCGGCTGGCGTCCGGGGACCCGTCGGTGTTCTCGGCGATGGCCGAGCAGATGCGCCGGCTCGAGGCCGAGGGCGTCCCGTACGACGTGTGCCCCGGCGTCCCCGCCTACGCCGCGGCCGCGGCCGCGCTGGGCCGGGAGCTGACCGTCCCGACCGTGGCGCAGACCGTCACCCTCACCCGGATCGCCGCCCGCGCCACCCCCATGCCACCGGCCGAGGACCTCGCGGCGCTGGGGAAGGCGGGCGGCACGGTCGTGCTGCACCTGGCCGTGCACCGGATCGACGAGGTCGTCGACGCGCTGGCCCCGGCCTACGGCGGCGACTGCCCGGCCGCGGTCGTCGCGCACGCCTCCCGGGCGCACGAGGTCGTGCTGCGCGGCACCCTCGACGGCATGCCCAAGGCCGTCCGGGAGGCCGGGATCGAACGCACCGCCGTGATCATCGTCGGGGAGGCGCTCGCCGCCCGGCACTTCCCCGACTCGCACCTGTACTCGACGGACCGCTGCCGCTCGTGA
- the cbiE gene encoding precorrin-6y C5,15-methyltransferase (decarboxylating) subunit CbiE codes for MGDAPVSVVGIGADGWAGLPGPSREALREAEVLLGGPRQLDLLPGGEVPGERRPWPSPLVPALPGILDELAGRRVAVLASGDPMFFGIGATLARVAGPERLRVLVHPSSVALACARLGWGSEHVRVLSLVGRPLDALRRVLAPGTRLVVLSAGAGSPAEIARLLTGAGWGGSSLTVLERLGAPDERVVAGTAAGWRGEADPLNVVAVECVPDDGVRPLGETPGLPDTAYDHDGQLTKREVRAVTLAHLAPRPGELLWDVGAGSGSIGIEWMRAHPACRAVAVESRAERADRVAANAAALGVPGLQVVTGRAPGALDGLPEPDAVFVGGGLTGAGVLDRCRDALRPGGRLVANAVTVQTEAVLAAAHAAHGGTLVRVQVARAEPVGGFHGWRPSMPVTIWNWEKGNDS; via the coding sequence ATGGGTGACGCGCCGGTATCCGTGGTGGGGATCGGGGCGGACGGCTGGGCCGGGCTCCCCGGCCCGTCCCGCGAGGCCCTGCGCGAGGCCGAGGTGCTGCTCGGCGGCCCCCGCCAGCTGGACCTGCTGCCCGGCGGCGAGGTGCCGGGGGAGCGGCGGCCGTGGCCGTCGCCGCTGGTCCCGGCCCTGCCCGGGATCCTCGACGAGCTCGCAGGGCGGCGCGTCGCGGTGCTCGCCTCCGGCGACCCCATGTTCTTCGGGATCGGTGCGACCCTGGCCCGGGTCGCCGGGCCGGAGCGGCTCCGGGTACTGGTGCACCCGTCGTCGGTGGCGCTGGCCTGCGCCCGGCTGGGATGGGGTTCGGAGCACGTGCGGGTGCTGTCGCTGGTCGGCCGCCCCCTCGACGCGCTGCGCCGGGTGCTCGCCCCGGGCACCCGGCTGGTCGTGCTGTCGGCCGGGGCCGGGTCGCCCGCCGAGATCGCGCGACTGCTCACCGGCGCCGGGTGGGGCGGGTCGTCGCTGACCGTCCTGGAACGGCTCGGCGCCCCGGACGAGCGGGTCGTGGCCGGGACCGCCGCCGGCTGGCGGGGGGAGGCCGACCCGCTGAACGTCGTCGCCGTCGAGTGCGTCCCCGACGACGGCGTGCGCCCGCTCGGCGAGACCCCCGGGCTGCCCGACACCGCCTACGACCACGACGGCCAGCTCACCAAGCGGGAGGTCCGGGCCGTCACCCTCGCCCACCTCGCGCCGCGGCCCGGTGAGCTGCTGTGGGACGTCGGCGCCGGCTCCGGTTCGATCGGGATCGAGTGGATGCGCGCGCACCCGGCGTGCCGCGCGGTCGCCGTCGAGTCCCGTGCCGAGCGCGCCGACCGGGTCGCGGCCAACGCGGCCGCGCTGGGTGTCCCGGGCCTGCAGGTCGTCACCGGCCGCGCCCCCGGCGCCCTCGACGGCCTGCCGGAACCGGACGCGGTCTTCGTGGGCGGCGGGCTCACCGGGGCCGGGGTGCTCGACCGGTGCCGGGACGCGCTGCGCCCGGGCGGGCGGCTCGTCGCGAACGCGGTCACCGTGCAGACCGAGGCGGTGCTGGCCGCCGCGCACGCCGCGCACGGGGGCACGCTCGTGCGCGTGCAGGTGGCGCGGGCCGAGCCGGTGGGCGGCTTCCACGGCTGGCGGCCGTCGATGCCGGTGACGATCTGGAACTGGGAGAAGGGGAACGACTCGTGA
- the cobT gene encoding nicotinate-nucleotide--dimethylbenzimidazole phosphoribosyltransferase gives MQDFYDVLHSRRDVRTGFRADPVDDDVLTRILEAAHAAPSVGFSQPWDFVLVRDPATRDRVHALVDAQRARYAASLPAARAEALRAIRIEAIRETPLNVVVTADPTRGGRHTLGRHDRPEMGPYSAALAVQNLWLAARAEGLGVGWVSFFGDDGLDTLRELLGLPAHVEVVAYLCVGHVDAFPDRPELEDHGWARRRPLDWAVHQETWGARGLPGAPPTALLESTVDAIGPVDGAARAAARDRLDRMTKPRGALGRVEDVAVTLAGIAGSETPPVPAPAAVAVFAGDHGVHAQGVTPWPQEVTGQMVANFVAGGAVVNAFARQLGAEVQVVDVGVAADLEPVPGLLPRKVAPGTADLACGPAMTREQARQAVEHGIEVARDLVAAGNRCLVTGDMGIANTTPAAALICAFTGADPAAVTGRGTGIDDATLARKTEVVRGALERHRPDPADPLGVLAAIGGFEHAGLAGFVLGAAALRTPVLLDGVIAGSAALVAAALAPDVPGYCLAGHRSAEPGGHVVLEHLGLAPLLELDMRLGEGTGALLALPVLQGAARAMTDVATFDSAGVTDKTDG, from the coding sequence GTGCAGGACTTCTACGACGTGCTGCACTCCCGCCGGGACGTCCGGACCGGGTTCCGGGCCGACCCGGTCGACGACGACGTGCTCACCCGGATCCTGGAGGCCGCGCACGCCGCGCCGAGCGTCGGGTTCTCCCAGCCGTGGGACTTCGTGCTCGTCCGCGACCCGGCGACCCGGGACCGGGTGCACGCGCTGGTCGACGCGCAGCGGGCCCGGTACGCCGCGTCGCTGCCCGCGGCGCGGGCCGAGGCGTTGCGCGCCATCCGGATCGAGGCCATCCGGGAGACACCGCTGAACGTGGTCGTCACCGCCGACCCGACCCGCGGCGGCCGGCACACCCTCGGCCGGCACGACCGGCCCGAGATGGGTCCCTACTCGGCGGCCCTCGCCGTGCAGAACCTGTGGCTGGCCGCCCGGGCCGAAGGCCTCGGCGTCGGGTGGGTCAGCTTCTTCGGCGACGACGGCCTCGACACCCTGCGTGAGCTGCTCGGCCTCCCGGCGCACGTCGAGGTCGTCGCCTACCTGTGCGTCGGGCACGTCGACGCGTTCCCGGACCGTCCGGAGCTGGAGGACCACGGCTGGGCCCGGCGCCGCCCGCTCGACTGGGCCGTGCACCAGGAGACCTGGGGCGCCCGCGGGCTGCCCGGCGCTCCGCCCACCGCCCTGCTGGAGTCCACGGTGGACGCGATCGGGCCGGTGGACGGGGCCGCCCGCGCCGCCGCCCGGGACCGGCTCGACCGGATGACCAAGCCGCGCGGCGCGCTCGGCCGGGTGGAGGACGTCGCCGTCACGCTCGCCGGGATCGCCGGGTCGGAGACGCCGCCGGTGCCCGCCCCCGCGGCCGTCGCGGTGTTCGCCGGCGACCACGGCGTGCACGCCCAGGGCGTCACCCCGTGGCCGCAGGAGGTCACCGGGCAGATGGTGGCCAACTTCGTCGCCGGCGGCGCCGTGGTGAACGCGTTCGCCCGCCAGCTCGGGGCCGAGGTGCAGGTCGTCGACGTCGGGGTGGCGGCCGATCTGGAGCCGGTGCCCGGGTTGCTGCCGCGCAAGGTGGCGCCCGGCACCGCCGACCTGGCCTGCGGCCCCGCGATGACCCGCGAGCAGGCCCGGCAGGCCGTCGAGCACGGCATCGAGGTCGCCCGGGACCTGGTCGCCGCCGGGAACCGGTGCCTGGTCACCGGCGACATGGGCATCGCCAACACCACCCCCGCGGCCGCCCTGATCTGCGCCTTCACCGGTGCCGACCCGGCCGCGGTGACCGGCCGCGGTACCGGCATCGACGACGCGACGCTGGCCCGCAAGACCGAGGTCGTCCGCGGCGCGCTGGAGCGGCACCGGCCGGACCCGGCCGACCCGCTCGGCGTGCTCGCCGCGATCGGCGGGTTCGAGCACGCCGGGCTGGCCGGGTTCGTGCTCGGCGCGGCCGCGCTGCGCACCCCGGTGCTCCTCGACGGCGTCATCGCCGGGTCCGCCGCGCTGGTGGCTGCGGCGCTCGCCCCCGACGTGCCCGGGTACTGCCTGGCCGGGCACCGCTCGGCCGAACCCGGCGGGCACGTCGTCCTGGAGCATCTGGGGCTCGCGCCGCTGCTGGAGCTGGACATGCGCCTGGGTGAGGGCACCGGGGCGCTGCTCGCACTGCCGGTGCTGCAGGGGGCCGCGCGGGCGATGACCGACGTCGCGACCTTCGACAGCGCGGGAGTGACGGACAAGACCGATGGGTGA
- a CDS encoding YchJ family protein: protein MNCPCGTGRPEDACCGPVLAGRPAPTAEALMRSRYTAFVHGDTAHLMASWHPSTRPRRLRLEPGSTWTGLEIVDRAGGSMFDRDGVVEFRAHRVDGVLHERSRFVREEGHWFYVDGDVRS, encoded by the coding sequence ATGAACTGTCCCTGCGGCACCGGACGGCCCGAGGACGCCTGCTGCGGCCCGGTCCTCGCCGGCCGCCCGGCCCCGACCGCGGAGGCGCTGATGCGCAGCCGCTACACCGCGTTCGTCCACGGCGACACCGCGCACCTGATGGCGTCGTGGCACCCGTCGACCCGGCCGCGCCGGCTGCGGCTGGAGCCGGGCTCGACGTGGACCGGGCTGGAGATCGTCGACCGCGCCGGCGGGTCGATGTTCGACCGCGACGGCGTGGTCGAGTTCCGGGCCCACCGGGTCGACGGGGTGCTGCACGAGCGGAGCCGGTTCGTGCGCGAGGAGGGGCACTGGTTCTACGTCGACGGGGACGTCCGTTCGTAA
- a CDS encoding MFS transporter — protein sequence MTSDAAVGTDDELVRSGVRRAGRRLIPLLIVLYFVNYLDRVNIGFAGPNGMNEELGLSATLFGIAAGVFFIGYLLLEVPSNLLLHRFGARRWIARILVSWGVVATVMAFTPNAAVLIVLRFLLGVAEAGFFPGIILYLTYWFPAAQRARMTAWFMTAVPISTALGAVVSSLIIQHGDGLFGLAGWRVMFLLEGIPAVLLAVVVWFFLTDRPGTASWMPQAERDALERVLAAEGREVSGAGPKSVLGALKSPRVLALSWVYFGVVYGLYALGFFLPTIIKGFSAQYGTQFTTVQQGLINAIPFGIGLIAMILWTRRATNPTVRVAVPALVGGLAIPVALYLANPWLAIVAVTICACGVLAALPGFWSLPTAYLTGAAAAAGIGLINSLGNLSGFVAPYVTGSLSDATGSNRLGLWVVGICMVSAAVVTWLLGRARRTPAERPVGGDAGPGAG from the coding sequence ATGACCTCCGACGCCGCTGTCGGGACCGACGATGAGCTGGTCCGCTCCGGCGTGCGCCGCGCGGGCCGCCGGCTCATCCCCCTGCTGATCGTGCTGTACTTCGTGAACTACCTGGACCGGGTGAACATCGGGTTCGCCGGGCCGAACGGGATGAACGAGGAGCTGGGCCTGTCGGCCACGCTCTTCGGTATCGCCGCCGGGGTGTTCTTCATCGGATACCTGCTGCTCGAGGTGCCCAGCAACCTGCTGTTGCACCGCTTCGGTGCCCGCCGGTGGATCGCGCGGATCCTGGTGAGCTGGGGTGTCGTGGCGACGGTCATGGCGTTCACACCGAACGCCGCGGTACTGATCGTGCTGCGTTTCCTGCTGGGTGTGGCCGAGGCCGGCTTCTTCCCGGGCATCATCCTGTACCTCACGTATTGGTTCCCGGCCGCGCAGCGGGCCCGGATGACGGCGTGGTTCATGACCGCGGTGCCGATCTCCACGGCGCTCGGCGCCGTCGTCTCCTCGCTGATCATCCAGCACGGCGACGGGCTGTTCGGGCTCGCCGGCTGGCGGGTGATGTTCCTGCTGGAGGGTATCCCGGCGGTCCTGCTGGCCGTCGTCGTGTGGTTCTTCCTCACCGACCGGCCGGGCACGGCGTCGTGGATGCCGCAGGCGGAGCGGGACGCCCTGGAACGCGTGCTCGCCGCCGAGGGCCGGGAGGTGTCCGGGGCCGGGCCGAAGTCGGTGCTCGGGGCGCTGAAGAGCCCCCGGGTGCTGGCACTGTCCTGGGTGTACTTCGGGGTCGTCTACGGCCTCTACGCGCTCGGCTTCTTCCTGCCGACGATCATCAAGGGGTTCTCCGCGCAGTACGGCACCCAGTTCACCACCGTCCAGCAGGGACTGATCAACGCGATCCCGTTCGGGATCGGGCTGATCGCCATGATCCTCTGGACCCGGAGGGCGACGAACCCGACGGTGCGGGTGGCCGTGCCGGCGCTCGTCGGGGGCCTGGCCATCCCGGTGGCGCTGTACCTGGCGAACCCGTGGCTCGCGATCGTCGCCGTCACGATCTGCGCCTGTGGCGTGCTGGCCGCGCTCCCCGGCTTCTGGTCCCTGCCCACGGCGTACCTGACCGGTGCCGCGGCGGCGGCCGGCATCGGTCTGATCAACTCGCTGGGGAACCTGTCCGGGTTCGTCGCGCCCTACGTCACCGGCTCGCTGTCCGACGCGACCGGCAGCAACCGGCTCGGGCTGTGGGTGGTGGGAATCTGCATGGTCTCGGCGGCCGTGGTGACCTGGCTGCTCGGCCGCGCGCGGCGGACGCCGGCGGAGCGGCCCGTCGGGGGAGACGCCGGCCCGGGCGCCGGCTGA
- a CDS encoding NUDIX hydrolase, protein MIATDGRRIPVRASGQDLLVSWHPPTTDPPPGVRHGAAGVCVTGGGDIVLISQDGDHWELPAGRPEGDESWEQTLRREVHEEACSTVLRARLLGFSVGECIAGRELGLVLVRSIWRAEVEVGPWAPRFEIGHRRVVAPRDVSRGLGLESHPFAPILRRALQEAGIG, encoded by the coding sequence ATGATCGCCACCGACGGCCGGCGAATCCCTGTCCGCGCTTCCGGGCAGGATCTGCTCGTGTCGTGGCATCCCCCGACGACGGATCCGCCGCCCGGGGTCCGGCACGGTGCCGCGGGCGTCTGCGTGACCGGCGGCGGAGACATCGTGTTGATCAGCCAGGACGGTGATCACTGGGAGTTGCCGGCCGGCCGGCCCGAAGGCGACGAGTCGTGGGAGCAGACCCTGCGGCGCGAGGTCCACGAGGAGGCATGCTCGACGGTGCTGCGGGCCCGGCTGCTCGGCTTCTCCGTCGGAGAGTGCATCGCCGGACGCGAGCTGGGCCTGGTCCTCGTACGGTCGATCTGGCGGGCCGAGGTCGAGGTCGGCCCGTGGGCCCCCCGGTTCGAGATCGGTCACCGACGGGTCGTTGCGCCGAGGGACGTCTCACGTGGACTGGGGCTCGAGAGCCATCCGTTCGCACCGATCCTTCGCCGGGCGCTCCAGGAAGCGGGCATCGGGTAG